In Pleurocapsa sp. PCC 7319, the following are encoded in one genomic region:
- a CDS encoding transposase, whose translation MTGIQALERLFPAKPGKPKQVEKIEFEYERHGTLSLIANWDVARGKVLTPSIGATRTEQDFYEHIQKTIQTDEKGSWIFIVDQLNTHKSESLVNLVASNCGITTDLGVKGKEGILKSMTSREAFLSDESHRIRFVYIPKHTLGLNQIECWFSILVRRLLKRSSFCSTEDLEQKILNFIDYFNWHFAKPFVWKFEGFKDHD comes from the coding sequence ATGACAGGTATTCAAGCTCTTGAAAGATTATTTCCAGCCAAACCAGGCAAGCCTAAACAAGTAGAGAAAATCGAATTTGAGTATGAACGCCACGGAACCTTAAGCTTAATTGCTAACTGGGATGTAGCCAGAGGAAAAGTACTTACTCCCTCTATCGGTGCAACTCGAACTGAACAAGATTTTTATGAACATATCCAGAAAACAATTCAGACTGATGAAAAAGGGTCATGGATTTTTATCGTGGATCAACTCAATACTCATAAATCAGAAAGTTTAGTTAATTTAGTAGCATCAAACTGTGGAATTACTACGGATTTAGGAGTTAAAGGGAAAGAAGGAATTTTAAAATCCATGACCAGCCGTGAGGCTTTTTTATCAGATGAATCACATCGGATTCGCTTTGTATATATTCCGAAACATACATTAGGGCTGAACCAAATTGAGTGTTGGTTTTCTATTTTAGTCAGGCGTTTGCTCAAAAGAAGTAGTTTCTGTTCGACTGAAGACCTGGAGCAAAAGATTCTGAATTTTATTGATTACTTTAATTGGCATTTTGCCAAGCCGTTTGTGTGGAAGTTTGAGGGTTTTAAAGATCATGATTAA
- a CDS encoding CHAT domain-containing protein, translating to MQFLSMRSRNSFCQFLLLWCLLIPSLTVDFGFDIREVQAQPINQNKQQADRDYEAARQQLYQGSLLTAKTKFENALRIYQAANDQVGKYNSLIGLAKVDYKQAKYQSAKSKLIQISRYGMRDGQATTLEGLIALELGNYNQALSKLRVGVHQLQINQSSDRLARQELNEARIALGEVYSYQGLYKQAENNLYQALNVAHNPHARRRAFNAVGSIQLEIGQYDQALETFKQAFSVPNIPGDRIGKAKTLENLGRAYQATGDRNQALKQYQLALGELRSIGAWSRQVYVLNNLGLLATDLGLNNRALEYFQLAEGTLSNSGGVGRVITYINLGYYYSQRQDYELARDYLERALSWAQSNGDRIGEAKALSGLGAIQLRSQDLRGATKTLAASIKVFESLRPGLRDEQKISLFETQKQTYDLLQQAYVAQDQSSEALTIAERGRARAFIELLAQRMSTESEIDVDITPPSLKEIKTVAQNRQATIVNYAIIEDHNGTESKLYIWVINPQGEINFRQLDLAIIQKQFKTSIASVSSDSREAVAGGLDLRKPRLQDYVISFRGGVRANSAPERRKLSFARDAYKLLIEPIKDLLPQDPEQLVVLIPQGSLFLVPFPALQNSEGEYLIEQYTLQLAPSIQTLAIRQPEQSTITDAKSQALIVGNPEPMPEYLSQLTGAETEAKAIADILQTTPIIGEAATETNVIGKMKSAKLIHLATHGLFDEHQGLQSSLAFSTSDNSDGFLTAEEILALNLQAELVVLSACNTGRGKITGDGVIGLSRSFLLAGAENTMVSLWYVPDFPTSALMTDFYRQLQENQHKPQALRQAMLSTMEEYPSPRDWAAFILVGQ from the coding sequence TTGCAATTTTTATCTATGCGATCGCGAAATAGTTTTTGCCAATTTTTGTTACTTTGGTGTTTATTAATTCCTAGCCTGACTGTAGATTTTGGTTTCGATATTCGAGAAGTACAAGCTCAACCAATAAATCAAAATAAACAACAAGCCGATCGCGATTATGAGGCGGCAAGACAACAACTCTATCAGGGTAGTTTGTTGACTGCTAAAACTAAATTTGAAAATGCTCTTAGAATTTATCAAGCAGCTAACGATCAAGTTGGGAAATATAACAGTTTAATCGGACTGGCGAAGGTTGACTATAAACAAGCAAAATACCAATCAGCTAAAAGCAAACTTATTCAGATTTCACGCTATGGTATGCGAGATGGTCAAGCAACCACTTTAGAAGGTTTGATTGCTCTCGAATTAGGAAACTACAATCAAGCTCTGAGCAAATTGAGAGTAGGAGTCCATCAGCTACAAATTAATCAATCAAGCGATCGCCTAGCACGACAAGAATTAAACGAGGCTCGCATTGCTTTGGGAGAAGTATATAGTTATCAGGGGTTATATAAACAAGCAGAGAATAATTTATATCAAGCGTTGAACGTTGCTCATAATCCTCATGCTCGAAGAAGAGCATTTAATGCTGTAGGCTCAATTCAGTTAGAAATCGGACAATACGATCAGGCTTTAGAGACATTTAAACAGGCTTTTTCTGTACCGAACATACCAGGAGATCGCATTGGTAAGGCAAAGACTTTAGAAAATTTGGGTCGAGCCTATCAAGCTACTGGCGATCGCAACCAGGCATTAAAACAATATCAATTGGCTTTGGGAGAACTACGCAGTATTGGAGCTTGGAGTAGACAAGTATATGTCCTTAATAATTTGGGATTACTAGCCACAGATTTAGGCTTGAATAATCGAGCTTTGGAATATTTTCAATTAGCCGAAGGTACATTATCTAATTCTGGCGGAGTCGGACGAGTCATCACCTATATTAATTTAGGTTACTACTATAGCCAGAGACAAGATTATGAATTAGCAAGAGATTATTTGGAACGAGCCTTAAGTTGGGCACAGAGTAATGGCGATCGCATTGGTGAAGCTAAAGCCTTGAGTGGCTTAGGAGCAATTCAACTGCGATCGCAAGATCTTCGAGGTGCAACCAAGACCTTAGCAGCAAGTATCAAAGTATTTGAATCTCTGCGCCCAGGTTTACGGGATGAACAAAAAATATCCTTATTTGAAACCCAAAAACAGACCTACGATTTATTGCAGCAAGCATATGTAGCTCAGGATCAATCATCCGAAGCTTTAACTATAGCTGAGCGGGGCAGAGCCAGAGCCTTTATTGAGTTATTGGCGCAACGAATGTCTACTGAGTCAGAAATCGATGTTGATATTACCCCACCCAGCCTCAAAGAAATCAAAACTGTTGCCCAAAACCGACAAGCCACGATCGTGAACTATGCGATCATTGAAGACCACAATGGTACAGAATCAAAACTATATATTTGGGTAATCAATCCTCAAGGAGAGATCAACTTTCGTCAGTTAGACCTCGCTATTATCCAAAAACAATTTAAAACTTCTATTGCCAGTGTATCAAGTGATTCCCGAGAGGCAGTAGCAGGGGGGCTAGATCTCAGAAAACCCCGTCTTCAAGACTACGTAATTTCTTTTCGGGGAGGTGTTCGAGCTAATTCAGCTCCAGAACGACGCAAGCTGAGTTTTGCTCGCGATGCCTATAAATTACTTATCGAACCAATTAAAGATTTACTACCTCAAGATCCAGAGCAATTAGTAGTATTGATCCCCCAAGGTTCCTTGTTTCTGGTTCCTTTTCCTGCCTTACAAAATAGTGAAGGTGAATATTTAATCGAACAGTATACTTTACAACTTGCTCCCTCGATTCAAACTTTAGCCATCAGACAACCAGAGCAATCAACTATTACTGACGCTAAATCTCAAGCACTGATTGTTGGTAATCCTGAACCCATGCCAGAATACCTGTCTCAACTGACTGGAGCAGAAACAGAAGCCAAAGCGATCGCTGATATTTTGCAGACAACTCCCATCATTGGAGAGGCTGCAACAGAAACTAATGTCATCGGCAAAATGAAAAGTGCTAAATTAATCCACCTGGCTACACATGGTTTGTTTGATGAACATCAAGGATTACAAAGTTCTTTGGCATTTTCTACTAGCGATAATAGCGATGGTTTTTTAACTGCCGAGGAAATTCTCGCTCTAAATTTACAGGCAGAGTTAGTAGTACTTAGTGCCTGCAACACAGGCAGAGGAAAAATTACAGGAGATGGAGTAATAGGTTTATCTCGTTCATTCCTCTTAGCAGGAGCGGAAAACACTATGGTTTCTCTTTGGTATGTTCCTGATTTTCCCACATCGGCTTTGATGACGGATTTTTATCGCCAGCTTCAAGAAAATCAGCATAAACCTCAAGCTTTACGTCAGGCGATGTTAAGCACTATGGAAGAATATCCTTCTCCTCGTGATTGGGCGGCGTTCATTTTGGTCGGACAGTAA
- a CDS encoding YkgJ family cysteine cluster protein, whose protein sequence is MSKWQCINNCGACCNLTPEDRPDLAKYLSSEELELYMSMVGEDGWCINYDHYTRKCHIYQDRPRFCRVQPDSFEDMYGVEATEFNEFAIACCQQQISGVYGRDSDELERYNKSVNSTLIE, encoded by the coding sequence ATCAGTAAATGGCAATGCATAAATAACTGTGGTGCTTGTTGTAATCTTACTCCTGAAGATCGACCAGATTTAGCTAAGTACCTGTCAAGTGAGGAATTAGAGCTATACATGAGTATGGTGGGAGAAGACGGCTGGTGTATAAATTACGACCATTACACCAGAAAATGCCATATTTACCAAGACAGACCTCGTTTTTGTCGGGTACAGCCAGATAGCTTTGAGGATATGTATGGTGTTGAAGCAACAGAATTTAATGAATTTGCGATCGCCTGTTGCCAACAGCAAATCTCTGGAGTCTATGGCAGGGATAGCGACGAATTAGAACGCTATAATAAATCAGTAAATAGCACTTTAATTGAATAG
- a CDS encoding sedoheptulose 7-phosphate cyclase, producing MTKTTLAVKAFISTYDCEPLAYQNLDNAVEAICCSEQFRSLLLSLISSPAFSEELGKEFATVGAVESLSACRKLRSCLNLSLSNFFGLLAELCSSFDEAAGTDFTLFANRIHQSEISNCKLLDRLLRSREKEFYQNLAERLVAENPHAVYPTSNYRESRGFVESTADDQVIEAVMRSSTFTSIRVIDNSLDPEKLVLRDMYIVHGRCICIVDKNVERYYGEQIEHYFDYHGIRLEKLVYRAMEVDKGIYTVEKMLGDLKGLGVSRNEPVLIVGGGVLADTAGLACALYHRNTPYVMLSTSIVAGIDAGPSPRTCCDGFGYKNLFGAYHPPILSITDRFFFKTLREGWLRHGIIEIVKMAVTKDAELFSYLEQAGPELITTRFGTLECEPEEQINTLSQKILGAALRSYVAAEYDNLYETHQCRPHAYGHTWSPGFEIEAGLLHGHAVSIGMGFGAYLSYRLNWISAEQFHRIMRLISSFGLSLWHDIMLKKETLWSSQVKIVQKRGGNLAAPLPKAEIGQCGYLNSLSQAELYQAIDEYQQICTDYPRQGLGIDPLCSDVGLEDPSTVAHALIDDEPTTEPTLSAV from the coding sequence ATGACAAAGACTACCTTGGCAGTTAAGGCTTTTATCTCTACCTATGACTGTGAGCCTCTGGCTTATCAAAATTTAGACAATGCCGTAGAAGCTATTTGTTGTAGTGAACAGTTTAGAAGCCTCTTACTCTCTTTAATTAGTAGTCCAGCCTTTTCAGAGGAACTGGGCAAAGAGTTTGCTACGGTTGGAGCAGTGGAAAGTTTATCAGCTTGTCGTAAGCTTCGGAGTTGTCTCAATCTTTCCCTCAGTAATTTTTTTGGTTTGCTTGCTGAACTTTGCTCTTCTTTTGATGAAGCAGCTGGAACTGATTTTACTTTATTTGCCAATAGAATACATCAGTCTGAGATTAGTAACTGTAAACTGTTAGATCGTCTTTTACGCAGTAGAGAAAAAGAGTTCTATCAGAATTTAGCAGAGCGTCTAGTAGCGGAAAATCCTCATGCAGTGTACCCCACATCCAACTATCGTGAAAGTCGTGGATTTGTGGAAAGTACTGCTGATGACCAAGTTATTGAAGCAGTAATGAGGTCTAGTACATTTACCTCCATTAGGGTTATTGATAACTCTCTTGACCCAGAAAAATTGGTTTTGAGAGATATGTATATTGTTCACGGACGCTGCATTTGTATAGTAGATAAAAATGTCGAGCGTTACTATGGTGAGCAAATTGAGCATTACTTCGACTATCACGGTATTCGGCTAGAAAAGCTCGTATATCGTGCCATGGAAGTAGATAAAGGTATTTATACCGTTGAGAAGATGCTTGGGGATCTTAAGGGTCTCGGTGTGTCACGTAATGAACCTGTATTGATTGTAGGTGGCGGCGTACTGGCAGATACTGCTGGACTTGCCTGCGCTCTATATCATCGCAATACTCCCTATGTGATGCTTTCTACTTCAATTGTGGCAGGCATTGATGCGGGTCCTTCTCCCCGAACTTGCTGCGATGGTTTTGGCTACAAAAATCTCTTTGGTGCTTATCATCCCCCCATTCTCTCAATTACGGATCGCTTTTTCTTCAAGACTCTTAGAGAAGGATGGCTACGCCACGGCATTATTGAAATTGTGAAGATGGCAGTAACTAAAGATGCAGAATTGTTTAGCTATCTAGAGCAAGCTGGGCCGGAACTCATTACCACTCGCTTTGGCACTCTTGAGTGTGAACCTGAGGAGCAAATTAATACATTATCTCAGAAAATTCTGGGAGCAGCTCTAAGAAGCTATGTAGCAGCAGAATACGATAATCTTTATGAAACTCACCAGTGTCGTCCTCATGCCTATGGTCATACTTGGTCTCCTGGTTTTGAAATTGAAGCCGGCTTATTGCATGGACACGCTGTCTCTATTGGTATGGGTTTCGGAGCTTACTTGAGCTATCGTTTGAACTGGATTAGTGCGGAACAATTCCACAGAATTATGCGCCTAATTAGTTCCTTTGGTTTGAGTTTATGGCACGATATCATGCTCAAAAAAGAGACACTTTGGTCTTCCCAGGTAAAAATTGTCCAGAAACGCGGTGGGAATCTGGCAGCACCATTGCCTAAAGCAGAAATTGGTCAATGCGGTTATCTAAACTCCCTAAGCCAAGCGGAACTTTATCAGGCGATCGATGAGTATCAGCAAATTTGTACCGACTATCCCAGACAAGGCTTAGGTATCGATCCTCTCTGTAGTGATGTGGGCTTAGAAGACCCATCAACAGTTGCCCATGCGCTTATCGACGATGAGCCAACTACGGAACCAACTTTATCAGCCGTTTAA
- a CDS encoding DUF6492 family protein: MPQKIFDFVIPLYQIRWNTRAVLEGITTHYQPRTIHVIAPATEARSLREIAQEWQTAPLYTYEEETFFHKCGLTKEKICAELDLGQSLYTPGWFYQQLLKLGAFEGIDNLSEWYVVWDSDLLPVDTWELIREQEGQIKHTFALIQHNGWGNANIVSKWNKWIHYVLGVKALTDHEGTFVPHHMWFRQKHLKSFSHQVNKYYESIEHWLLLMMRSANEFGTFSEYWSYVSWVASQATEDLSFFPYEQYGTTSERFFDDGTGLFSAALRRYQSSETKKKSDYASTSSGEYFAPSYAEIATFIEAEYGADALPSSLSFESSPRHLKKDEQNMHIEELRSRWNPRNTIVPDTSQESEWNVA, translated from the coding sequence ATGCCACAAAAAATATTTGATTTTGTGATCCCTCTGTATCAAATTCGCTGGAATACGCGAGCTGTTTTAGAGGGTATTACTACCCATTATCAACCACGGACAATCCATGTTATTGCTCCTGCAACTGAAGCGCGATCGCTTAGAGAAATAGCTCAGGAGTGGCAAACTGCTCCTTTGTATACTTATGAAGAAGAAACTTTTTTTCATAAATGCGGTCTGACCAAAGAAAAAATCTGCGCTGAACTCGATCTAGGACAGTCTCTATATACACCAGGCTGGTTCTATCAGCAGCTATTAAAACTTGGTGCGTTTGAAGGAATTGATAATCTGAGCGAATGGTATGTAGTCTGGGATAGCGATCTACTGCCTGTAGATACCTGGGAACTAATTCGTGAACAAGAGGGGCAAATTAAACATACTTTCGCCCTAATTCAGCACAATGGCTGGGGAAATGCCAATATTGTGTCTAAATGGAACAAGTGGATTCATTATGTCCTAGGAGTCAAGGCTTTGACAGATCATGAAGGAACTTTTGTTCCCCACCATATGTGGTTCAGACAAAAGCACCTCAAGTCATTTTCACACCAGGTAAACAAATACTACGAATCAATAGAACATTGGCTGTTACTGATGATGCGCTCTGCTAATGAATTCGGCACATTTAGTGAATATTGGTCTTATGTCTCTTGGGTAGCTAGTCAAGCAACAGAAGATTTATCTTTCTTCCCCTATGAACAGTATGGGACAACATCAGAAAGATTTTTTGATGACGGTACGGGATTGTTTTCGGCTGCCTTAAGACGATATCAATCTTCAGAGACTAAGAAAAAGAGCGATTATGCATCCACATCTTCTGGGGAGTACTTTGCTCCTTCTTATGCAGAGATAGCAACTTTTATAGAAGCAGAATATGGTGCTGATGCTTTGCCTTCTTCTTTATCTTTTGAAAGTAGTCCTCGACATCTCAAAAAAGACGAACAAAATATGCATATCGAGGAATTGCGTTCACGCTGGAATCCACGAAACACTATAGTACCTGATACTAGTCAAGAATCTGAGTGGAATGTAGCTTAG
- a CDS encoding helix-turn-helix domain-containing protein, with protein sequence MILAHVYKLKPSNSQSQKMNDWLNMLRAFYNFCLRDRIEAYEQVRSPVLGNYSRLDNRGDRN encoded by the coding sequence ATGATACTAGCTCACGTATACAAGCTCAAGCCCAGTAACAGTCAATCTCAAAAGATGAATGACTGGCTAAATATGCTGCGTGCTTTCTACAATTTTTGTCTGAGAGACAGAATTGAGGCATACGAGCAAGTACGTTCCCCAGTGTTGGGAAATTACTCAAGGCTAGACAATCGAGGTGATCGTAACTGA
- a CDS encoding DUF4327 family protein: protein MIAATSTKRYSIGAIKEEAYNLLENGVITLDQPLRILCEYLPTQQWNKIECELERHDYLLRDHVIDLIGQLEWESD, encoded by the coding sequence ATGATAGCTGCAACATCAACCAAACGTTATTCTATAGGTGCAATCAAAGAAGAAGCTTATAATTTATTGGAAAACGGTGTTATCACTCTCGATCAGCCTTTACGGATTTTGTGTGAATATTTACCCACGCAACAGTGGAACAAAATTGAGTGTGAGCTGGAAAGACACGACTATTTATTAAGAGATCACGTAATTGATCTGATTGGCCAACTAGAGTGGGAAAGTGATTAG
- a CDS encoding vanadium-dependent haloperoxidase, whose amino-acid sequence MINLNNFLAREQLERLFLESQILFGNFFGFRKLRKWRIAILRSLATRLTNNPVEHIPNGDEAKFQNQAFVGSFTKGIPHDDTGRIIDSEQFKRFRVATHIGDFFNNLQPDLGRDSTLGWRAVQPNSDMPIRGWESPSSGLTFEMHGPDSHSVTMPPAPELGSDELTLEMAEVYWLALLRDTHFKEFQSGSTDEIIQQALAHLNALPSKGEGRRKRRLNPSNQFDAQNIFRGATDGDLIGPYLSQFLLIGTPGHEGNPKNVTDGLIGYGALKIEQKLVPAKLGLDHMTTWDVFLDVQDAANVRGTDVFKEEPDLVEFIQKRFITYPRDLATYVHFDALYEAYLNACLILLGFNAPVDLGITQLNNLFSERARELSPSGLGRVDGFALFGGPHILNLVTEVSTRALKAVRYQKFNVHCRFRPEALGGWMEAINAGISAIQMIPALSQTYEELNTDQGGINLLAKVRKHNGEQNVEPLNQLRSYIQEDRRDNSGTQTALLPMAFPEGSPMHPAYGAGHATVAGACVTMLKAFFDTDAVFVLEPNADTNKKEVKIVSRQQYDENKEQFSPVAFIPKDEGMELENAYENTTNPPLSVGDELNKIAANISIGRDMAGVHFYSDYIDSLVMGEKIAISVLLEQSLSYEIYPNQVRPSFSLTTFLGRQLKIKDGKITENGSEIDWSSLG is encoded by the coding sequence ATGATTAATCTCAATAATTTCTTGGCTCGGGAACAACTAGAAAGACTATTTTTAGAAAGTCAAATCTTGTTTGGTAACTTTTTCGGTTTTAGGAAGCTACGTAAATGGCGCATAGCTATCTTGCGATCGCTTGCTACTAGATTAACTAATAATCCTGTCGAACATATACCCAACGGTGACGAAGCTAAATTTCAAAATCAAGCTTTTGTTGGCTCTTTTACCAAAGGCATACCCCATGATGATACTGGAAGAATTATCGATTCAGAACAGTTTAAACGTTTTCGGGTGGCAACCCATATAGGAGATTTTTTTAACAATCTGCAACCAGATTTGGGCAGAGATAGCACTCTGGGATGGAGAGCAGTACAACCAAATTCTGATATGCCGATCAGGGGATGGGAAAGTCCATCATCAGGTCTTACCTTTGAGATGCATGGTCCTGATAGCCACAGTGTTACTATGCCTCCTGCCCCAGAATTAGGTTCTGATGAATTGACCTTGGAGATGGCAGAAGTTTACTGGCTGGCACTGTTGCGTGATACTCATTTTAAAGAGTTTCAATCAGGAAGTACGGACGAAATTATACAACAAGCGCTCGCTCATCTTAATGCTCTACCCTCTAAAGGAGAAGGACGGCGCAAACGGAGATTAAACCCCAGCAACCAATTCGATGCCCAAAATATTTTTCGCGGTGCCACAGATGGAGATTTAATTGGTCCTTATTTATCTCAGTTTTTATTAATTGGTACTCCTGGACATGAAGGTAATCCCAAAAATGTTACTGATGGCTTAATAGGTTATGGAGCTTTAAAAATCGAGCAAAAACTGGTTCCGGCAAAATTGGGTTTAGATCATATGACCACTTGGGATGTTTTTCTAGATGTGCAAGATGCAGCCAATGTTAGAGGTACAGATGTATTTAAAGAAGAACCAGATTTAGTTGAGTTTATTCAGAAGCGATTTATTACCTACCCCAGAGATTTAGCCACCTATGTCCATTTTGATGCCCTCTACGAAGCTTATCTTAATGCCTGTCTAATTCTGCTTGGGTTTAATGCACCAGTAGATTTAGGAATTACTCAACTAAACAATTTATTTTCTGAACGAGCTAGAGAATTAAGTCCTAGTGGATTAGGTAGAGTCGATGGATTTGCTCTGTTTGGTGGTCCTCACATCCTCAACTTAGTTACAGAAGTTTCTACCCGTGCATTAAAAGCAGTTCGCTATCAAAAGTTCAATGTCCACTGTCGTTTTCGTCCTGAAGCTCTTGGTGGTTGGATGGAAGCTATCAATGCCGGTATTTCTGCCATTCAAATGATTCCAGCATTAAGCCAGACTTATGAAGAACTTAACACTGACCAAGGAGGAATCAATTTATTAGCGAAAGTAAGAAAACACAATGGAGAGCAAAATGTTGAACCGCTAAATCAACTGCGTTCTTATATACAAGAGGATCGACGGGATAACTCAGGAACTCAGACAGCTTTGCTACCCATGGCTTTCCCTGAAGGTTCACCTATGCATCCAGCCTATGGTGCAGGTCATGCTACGGTAGCCGGAGCTTGTGTCACTATGTTAAAAGCGTTTTTTGATACTGATGCTGTTTTTGTTCTTGAACCCAACGCAGACACTAACAAGAAAGAAGTGAAAATTGTTAGTCGTCAACAATATGATGAAAACAAAGAGCAGTTTTCTCCTGTTGCTTTTATCCCTAAAGATGAAGGCATGGAATTAGAAAATGCCTATGAAAATACTACCAATCCTCCCCTATCAGTCGGTGATGAGCTAAATAAAATCGCCGCTAATATTTCTATTGGTCGTGATATGGCTGGGGTTCACTTCTACAGTGACTATATTGATAGTTTAGTTATGGGAGAAAAAATTGCGATCAGCGTATTATTAGAACAATCTCTCTCCTACGAAATCTATCCTAATCAAGTTCGACCTAGCTTTAGTCTGACCACTTTCCTTGGTAGACAATTAAAGATTAAAGATGGCAAAATTACGGAGAATGGTAGTGAAATTGACTGGTCTAGTTTGGGTTGA
- a CDS encoding cation diffusion facilitator family transporter, translating into MQGIRSQEVRKVLWLTLLLNLFVMALKFALGIATGSLSLQADALHSVTDSANNVLGLVTNRFSSPKPDREHPYGHQKFEAVGALGIAAFLGIACFEILQGAVEKIFFNSDQIAIQVSGAELWLLLVVLGVNIFVAFYERRVGRKVNSPILIADAKHTMSDIWVTIIVIAGLLGVWQAENLNIPQLQWLDVVLAFPVALLVFYSGWQVISENLPWLVDEMAIAPEAIHDLVMEVPGVINCHDIASRGMLGRQVFIEMHLIVDTDDIITAHQITEKIEDHLERNFGTVRVLIHVEPLEYESDDISFGSTEPTDNNYIVEN; encoded by the coding sequence ATGCAAGGTATTCGCTCCCAAGAAGTACGTAAAGTTCTTTGGCTTACTTTACTCTTAAATTTATTTGTCATGGCACTAAAGTTTGCTTTAGGTATAGCCACTGGTTCTCTGAGCCTACAAGCAGATGCCTTACATAGTGTTACTGATAGTGCCAACAATGTTTTGGGTTTAGTTACCAATCGTTTTTCTTCTCCCAAACCAGATCGGGAACATCCTTATGGACATCAAAAATTTGAGGCAGTAGGGGCATTAGGGATTGCTGCTTTTTTAGGTATTGCTTGCTTTGAAATTCTTCAAGGAGCAGTAGAGAAGATTTTTTTTAATTCCGATCAGATTGCAATCCAAGTATCTGGAGCTGAATTATGGCTACTATTGGTTGTTCTGGGAGTTAATATTTTTGTTGCTTTTTATGAGCGTAGGGTTGGCAGAAAAGTTAATAGTCCCATCTTAATTGCTGATGCCAAACATACCATGAGTGATATTTGGGTCACAATTATTGTGATTGCTGGTTTATTGGGAGTATGGCAGGCGGAAAATCTCAATATTCCCCAATTGCAATGGCTAGATGTAGTTTTAGCTTTTCCTGTGGCATTACTAGTGTTTTATAGTGGTTGGCAAGTAATCAGTGAGAACTTACCCTGGCTAGTCGATGAAATGGCGATCGCCCCAGAAGCGATTCACGATTTAGTAATGGAGGTTCCGGGGGTAATTAACTGTCATGATATTGCCTCTCGGGGGATGTTAGGCAGACAAGTATTTATTGAAATGCATTTAATAGTTGACACTGACGATATTATTACTGCTCATCAAATTACAGAAAAAATTGAAGATCATTTAGAAAGAAACTTTGGTACGGTGAGAGTTTTAATTCACGTTGAACCATTAGAATATGAATCTGATGATATTAGTTTTGGTAGCACTGAACCTACAGACAACAACTACATCGTTGAGAACTAA
- a CDS encoding helix-turn-helix domain-containing protein — translation MPINKAKLINLSSRQETLLQQIVRGTTNPDRLVRRAKLILAAASGESNSSISRRLELERGQVRLWRERWRQDKEKLAAAEEQQVTDKKLMVLIKQVLEDRPRSGTSRFFSVEQVVQIVALACESPEESERPVSHWTARELAAEAVKRGIVSKISPRSAGRFLTRSHTKTRSPSLLVKSQN, via the coding sequence ATGCCCATTAACAAAGCAAAACTAATCAACCTCTCCAGCAGACAAGAAACACTACTACAACAGATAGTTAGAGGGACTACCAACCCTGATCGTTTGGTGAGAAGAGCCAAGCTGATTTTAGCCGCAGCATCTGGAGAGAGCAATAGTTCTATTAGTCGAAGATTAGAACTAGAAAGAGGGCAAGTACGCTTGTGGCGAGAACGATGGAGACAGGACAAAGAGAAACTAGCAGCAGCAGAAGAACAACAAGTAACTGACAAAAAGTTAATGGTCTTGATTAAACAAGTTTTAGAAGATCGCCCACGTTCAGGCACGAGCAGGTTCTTTAGCGTAGAACAAGTCGTTCAAATAGTGGCACTAGCCTGTGAATCTCCCGAAGAATCAGAAAGACCAGTAAGTCATTGGACAGCCAGAGAGTTAGCAGCAGAAGCAGTTAAAAGAGGAATAGTGTCAAAGATTTCCCCTCGAAGTGCGGGACGTTTTTTAACAAGAAGCCACACTAAAACCAGATCTCCATCGTTACTGGTTAAATCCCAAAATTGA